The following are encoded together in the Daucus carota subsp. sativus chromosome 5, DH1 v3.0, whole genome shotgun sequence genome:
- the LOC108224122 gene encoding uncharacterized WD repeat-containing protein C2A9.03: MSHYQAEGAEYMADEYEMEDVDDDMDDELRGRDNGGSDSDVDEYDAMNNKMADTTASQAKKGKDIQGIPWERLSITREKYRQTRLEQYKNYENIPQSGEGAKKECKITKKGGLYYEFRRNSRSVRSTIHHFQLRNLVWATSKHDVYLMSHFSVIHWSSLACNKSEVLNVSGHVAPCEKHPGSLLEGFTQTQVSTLAVKDNLLVAGGFQGELICKNLDRPGVSFCSRTTYDDNAITNAVDIYKTASGAVHFTASNNDCGVRDFDMEKFQLSNHFHFPWPVNHTSLSPDGKLLIIVGDNPDCMLVDSRNGKTVAPLRGHMDFSFASAWHPDGLTFATGNQDKTCRIWDMRNLTKSVSALKGNLGAIRSIRYSSDGRFMAMAEPADFVHVFDVKSGYDKEQEIDFFGEISGMSYSPDTESLFIGVWDRTYGSLLEFGRRHDYSYLDALI; this comes from the exons ATGTCCCATTATCAAGCAGAAGGTGCTGAATACATGGCTGACGAATATGAAATGGAAGATGTTGATGACGACATGGATGATGAGTTACGAGGAAGAGACAACGGTGGCTCGGACTCTGATGTGGATGAATATGATGCTATG AATAACAAAATGGCAGACACTACTGCCTCCCAGGCTAAGAAAGGTAAAGATATACAGGGAATTCCTTGGGAAAGGCTTAGCATCACCAGAGAAAAGTATAGGCAGACAAGACTTGAACAGTACAAGAACTATGAAAACATTCCTCAATCTGGAGAAGGAGCAAAGAAG GAATGCAAAATCACGAAGAAAGGGGGATTGTATTATGAGTTCAGACGTAACTCAAGATCAGTGAGATCAACTATTCATCATTTCCAG TTGCGGAATCTGGTGTGGGCTACATCAAAGCATGACGTTTACCTAATGTCACATTTTTCTGTCATCCACTGGTCTTCTTTAGCTTGCAACAAGTCTGAGGTTCTCAATGTTTCTGGACATGTGGCACCATGTGAA aaACACCCTGGAAGTCTGTTGGAGGGATTTACTCAAACCCAAGTAAGCACATTAGCCGTAAAGGATAATTTGCTTGTTGCTGGAGGATTTCAGGGAGAACTTATATGCAAG AATTTAGATAGACCTGGAGTTTCCTTCTGTTCAAGGACTACTTATGATGACAATGCTATTACTAATGCCGTGGATATATATAAAACTGCCAG TGGTGCAGTTCATTTTACTGCCTCAAATAATGATTGTGGAGTTAGAGATTTTGATATGGAGAAGTTCCAACTTTCTAACCATTTTCATTTTCCTTGGCCAGTAAAT CATACCTCTTTGAGTCCGGACGGTAAGCTTCTAATTATAGTTGGAGACAATCCTGACTGTATGTTGGTGGATTCGAGAAATGGGAAG ACTGTTGCGCCGTTGCGTGGTCACATGGATTTCTCATTTGCTTCAGCCTGGCATCCTGATGGCTTAACTTTTGCCACTGGGAACCAAGACAAGACCTGCCGGATATGGGACATGCGAAACCTAACAAAGTCAGTTTCTGCCTTAAAGGGTAATCTTGGAGCCATTCGGTCAATTCGTTACTCTTCAGATGGCAGATTCATGGCTATGGCGGAGCCTGCAGATTTTGTCCACGTCTTTGATGTTAAGAGTGGATATGACAAAGAGCAGGAAATCGACTTCTTTGGTGAAATTTCTGGAATGTCTTATAGTCCAGATACAGAGTCCCTTTTCATTGGAGTGTGGGATCGTACTTACGGGAGCCTACTAGAGTTTGGGCGTCGCCATGATTACTCATATCTTGATGCTCTGATATGA
- the LOC108221031 gene encoding high mobility group B protein 10, which yields MSTTHEPVTPGNAATSLSPPLSHPPPDAEYDELVQNQELFREKLEKFHQFKRTKIKIPTIGGRPLDLHRLFVEVTGRGGMDKVINDRKWKEVFQGFNCPTTITGASYALRSHYQSLLYDFEQVYYFRNSAPSVIDNDSASTIVNGSSALSLFEDSASMHPLPSGSSIMEPGSLLNGMLVAKCELGYMVTVDVGREQWKGILYHNPSGSESLNDSDQNHTVICRSQNELWDPARFEENGVGYKYFHAEIWEKLKRFYGNEEDGMNKKIWLIWNRKSEAEKQVYHMKG from the exons ATGTCGACGACCCACGAGCCTGTCACCCCCGGAAATGCCGCTACATCGCTTTCTCCGCCGCTCTCTCACCCGCCACCGGACGCCGAGTACGATGAACTAGTGCAAAATCAAGAACTCTTTCGTGAAAAGCTCGAAAAGTTTCATCAATTCAAGCGTACCAAAATTAA AATTCCTACCATTGGTGGAAGACCACTAGATTTGCATCGCCTTTTTGTGGAGGTTACAGGCCGAGGTGGCATGGACAAG GTCATAAACGATCGCAAATGGAAAGAAGTCTTCCAGGGCTTCAATTGCCCAACTACGATAACAGGGGCATCTTATGCCTTGAGAAGCCACTATCAGTCATTACTATATGATTTTGAGCAGGTTTATTACTTCCGGAACAGTGCACCTTCAGTCATAGATAATG ATTCTGCAAGCACAATCGTCAATGGCTCTTCAGCTCTAAGTCTTTTTGAGGACAGTGCTAGTATGCATCCTCTCCCTTCAG GTAGTTCTATCATGGAACCTGGCAGCCTACTGAATGGAATGCTTGTTGCAAAATGTGAGCTTGGATATATGGTTACTGTAGATGTGGGTCGTGAGCAGTGGAAGGGTATCTTATATCACAACCCTTCAGGATCAGAATCGCTTAATGATTCCGACCAAAATCACACAGTTATATGTAGAAGCCAGAATGAATTGTGGGATCCTGCCAGGTTCGAAGAAAATGGTGTTGGTTATAAATACTTCCATGCCGAGATTTGGGAGAAGCTGAAGCGCTTTTACGGCAATGAAGAGGATGGCATGAACAAGAAAATTTGGCTCATATGGAACAGAAAATCAGAGGCTGAAAAACAG GTCTATCACATGAAGGGGTGA
- the LOC108221499 gene encoding uncharacterized protein LOC108221499 → MESGPSHQEQSSNKFLIKLKMPVKMDHHGDQEVATIQHVTNNTPRVCPQCNKEFGSGKALGGHMRIHAEAIRKQQRRQKMVGKLKDEEDGVGFQRLMNKKAVCNLCGKNFPSMKSVYGHMRCHPDRDWRGIQPPDEVLVENLDQRISDEDYEEEDDGSVGGGDCGPVGDLLADIPKWGEKARRGQKGVRKSSVEAVGSSGVMVSEEEDEEEEDDEDEDEFEDEDEEERLRNAVNDLMLLKQVDVSGSSGVSTLAAAAEISRDVNAGLDQNQEGSYGTSLTVNNRGEGSGNVEFRASGFVQGGYKEMKRSFGMVEDECHDHLVMEKMRMGEGGSDDHVIKNMSDHHMGQEANAAHHVVENYGDYDSRRTELMVMNNGGHKDFDWANHKEDNGEMVMGSSKNKKAKKMKLMMDLDQEKASAAGSSAQGMVSGSTTTEKYRCSTCNKSFSSHQALGGHRSSHNKFKLTIINGDSGLNNQSSSVNADRHRAGNEGFDQNLHQLITPGMENWVMSQDCANKKDSTIEGAGSSKGDHSSSIIHQCEVCNKIFPTGQALGGHKRCHWTASADQTDSQPQAQAPLVMSSSGEEASTQTGGTHIQTISIDLNLPPPMEDDLEAQGGGGGGAAEHATRLHL, encoded by the coding sequence ATGGAATCAGGCCCTAGTCATCAAGAGCAGAGTAGCAACAAGTTCTTGATCAAGCTCAAGATGCCTGTGAAGATGGATCATCATGGTGATCAAGAAGTTGCTACGATTCAGCATGTGACAAATAATACTCCGAGGGTTTGTCCACAGTGTAATAAGGAGTTTGGGTCAGGGAAGGCTTTGGGGGGGCATATGAGGATTCATGCTGAGGCTATTAGGAAGCAGCAGAGGCGACAGAAGATGGTTGGTAAGTTGAAGGATGAGGAGGATGGTGTGGGGTTTCAGCGTTTGATGAACAAGAAAGCTGTGTGTAATCTTTGTGGGAAGAATTTTCCGTCTATGAAGTCTGTGTATGGGCATATGAGGTGTCATCCTGATAGGGACTGGAGGGGTATTCAGCCACCAGATGAAGTTTTGGTTGAGAATCTTGATCAAAGAATTTCTGATGAGGATTATGAGGAGGAGGATGATGGTAGTGTTGGTGGTGGTGATTGTGGTCCGGTGGGGGATTTATTGGCGGATATTCCTAAGTGGGGTGAAAAGGCCAGGCGGGGACAGAAGGGTGTTAGGAAGAGTTCTGTTGAGGCTGTGGGGAGCTCTGGAGTTATGGTTTCCGAggaggaagatgaagaagaagaagacgaTGAGGATGAGGATGAATTTGAGGATGAGGATGAGGAGGAGAGGCTACGTAATGCGGTTAATGATCTGATGTTGTTAAAACAAGTGGATGTCTCGGGGTCTTCTGGGGTAAGTACTCTAGCTGCTGCTGCTGAAATTTCGAgggatgtgaatgcagggcttGATCAAAACCAGGAGGGTAGTTATGGTACTTCTTTGACTGTTAACAATAGGGGGGAGGGATCTGGTAATGTTGAATTTCGGGCTAGTGGTTTTGTGCAGGGGGGTTATAAGGAAATGAAGAGGAGTTTTGGGATGGTTGAGGATGAATGTCATGATCATCTTGTGATGGAAAAGATGAGAATGGGGGAAGGTGGGTCCGACGATCATGTGATCAAGAATATGAGTGATCATCATATGGGACAGGAGGCTAATGCTGCTCATCATGTTGTGGAAAATTATGGTGATTATGATAGCAGGAGGACTGAATTGATGGTCATGAACAATGGTGGTCACAAGGACTTTGACTGGGCTAATCATAAGGAGGATAATGGGGAGATGGTGATGGGAAGTAGTAAGAACAAAAAGGCGAAAAAAATGAAGCTGATGATGGATTTGGATCAAGAGAAAGCATCAGCTGCAGGAAGTTCAGCACAGGGGATGGTTTCGGGGTCGACAACTACTGAGAAATACAGATGCAGCACTTGCAACAAGAGTTTTTCTAGTCACCAAGCACTTGGTGGCCACAGGTCAAGTCACAACAAGTTCAAGCTCACAATCATCAACGGCGACTCTGGCCTGAATAATCAGTCTTCATCTGTCAATGCTGATCGTCACAGGGCGGGGAATGAAGGATTTGATCAGAACCTGCACCAGCTTATTACTCCTGGTATGGAGAACTGGGTGATGAGTCAAGACTGTGCCAACAAAAAAGACAGCACTATTGAAGGTGCTGGGAGCTCAAAGGGTGATCATAGCAGTAGCATTATTCACCAATGTGAGGTCTGCAACAAGATATTCCCAACAGGCCAGGCTCTGGGGGGTCACAAAAGGTGCCACTGGACTGCTTCAGCTGATCAAACTGACTCTCAACCTCAAGCTCAAGCACCATTGGTGATGTCATCATCGGGCGAAGAAGCCAGCACGCAGACAGGTGGCACCCACATTCAAACTATCAGCATTGATCTTAACCTGCCACCTCCCATGGAGGATGATTTAGAAGCACAGGGTGGTGGGGGAGGTGGTGCTGCTGAACATGCAACAAGGTTACATTTATGA
- the LOC108223739 gene encoding WPP domain-interacting protein 2 isoform X1, producing MQLNSGFLFSSAKKRLCCFHGAKVYGMMALESENSVIESVEDNEVIIPSENTIIHSNGDCGVEHVREVDLGEVKSEGFPSSGSGSMGTNSQVKKGYGLKKWKRMPRESSKERGNSMDNGTAGKREFSNVTPDSRKGVVLAETKQRSEGSVSSTNGVLKSSGLFAQGFGSGLEVGLGPVFDAVADSENSEDHSSKSSTAASAPQQRLEIPLTGGSVGDSNGFHDLAAQRGQHGRNRTGTGKKARAEQAKIEKENSYCSVESDSQGSNFVFMQGANSVTSKGRQSKFANCDGENSDEEGQGSEQHFAEELQSGFRKNMAEFEEVSQTYLPADLNWKTKEENCVNNGSSVDQDPLLESITRLQSAQEALAEEVQKFKEIGKDDIFFFSDVIQDANPSSLEGDIVNVKQNVNVLESKLEEARSTLEPSLTSTGSIQKENIEMSDLEQRISREVEDLEGLFKQRIEAMVEYLVTSKTIEDLRLAAVSNITFLEEQKLVAIEQAQVVSFSESVGYQASMPKRGVDKLETQIETGENMKLKKRTCNFALLFFIQFVLLCVALWFFVLQLVPCYTENVPT from the exons TTTATGGAATGATGGCTTTGGAAAGTGAGAATTCTGTTATTGAATCTGTGGAAGATAATGAAGTGATTATTCCTAGTGAGAATACGATAATTCATAGTAATGGGGATTGTGGTGTTGAGCATGTTAGAGAGGTAGATTTAGGGGAGGTGAAATCCGAGGGGTTTCCTTCATCAGGTAGTGGTTCAATGGGGACGAATTCTCAGGTGAAGAAAGGGTATGGGTTGAAGAAGTGGAAAAGGATGCCAAGGGAATCTAGTAAGGAAAGGGGTAATAGCATGGATAATGGTACAGCTGGGAAAAGAGAGTTTTCGAATGTTACCCCTGATTCAAGAAAGGGCGTGGTTTTGGCTGAGACGAAACAAAGAAGTGAGGGTTCAGTTTCCTCTACTAATGGTGTATTGAAAAGCTCTGGTCTTTTTGCTCAGGGGTTTGGTTCTGGACTGGAAGTTGGACTTGGACCTGTGTTTGATGCAGTCGCGGATTCAGAAAATAGTGAAGATCATAGTAGCAAGTCCTCGACTGCAGCAAGTGCTCCTCAGCAGAGGTTGGAGATACCTCTGACGGGGGGATCTGTGGGTGATAGTAATGGGTTCCATGATTTAGCTGCTCAGAGGGGTCAGCATGGTAGAAATCGGACGGGAACTGGTAAGAAGGCTAGAGCGGAACAGGCTAAAATTGAGAAGGAAAACTCTTATTGCAGCGTGGAGTCTGACTCTCAGGGATCCAATTTTGTCTTTATGCAGGGAGCTAACTCAGTGACCAGTAAGGGTAGACAAAGCAAGTTCGCCAATTGTGATGGTGAAAATAGTGATGAGGAAGGTCAGGGCAGTGAACAGCATTTTGCTGAGGAACTTCAGTCTGGATTCAGGAAAAACATGGCAGAATTTGAGGAAGTCTCACAAACTTATTTACCTGCTGACCTAAATTGGAAAACCAAGGAAGAAAACTGTGTAAACAATGGGTCATCAGTAGATCAGGATCCTTTGCTTGAGTCTATTACCAGACTCCAATCTGCACAGGAAGCACTTGCTGAAG AAGTTCAGAAATTTAAGGAAATCGGAAAAGATGATATATTCTTCTTCAGTGATGTGATTCAGGATGCTAATCCAAGTTCATTGGAGGGTGACATAGTTAACGTAAAGCAGAATGTTAATGTGTTAGAAAGCAAGCTTGAGGAGGCAAGGTCTACGCTTGAACCCTCTCTAACTTCTACAGGTTCAATACAAAAAGAAAACATAGAAATGTCAGATCTAGAGCAAAGAATTTCTAGAGAAGTCGAGGACCTTGAGGGCCTCTTCAAGCAAAGGATCGAAGCTATGGTCGAGTACTTAGTAACGTCGAAAACAATTGAAGATCTGAGATTAGCAGCAGTGAGTAATATCACATTTTTGGAAGAACAAAAACTTGTAGCTATAGAGCAAGCACAGGTAGTTAGCTTCTCTGAAAGTGTAGGATACCAAGCGAGCATGCCCAAAAGAGGAGTGGACAAGTTAGAAACACAAATAGAAACGGGTGAAAACATGAAGCTGAAGAAGAGAACATGTAACTTTGCTCTACTTTTCTTTATACAGTTTGTTCTACTTTGTGTAGCACTTTGGTTCTTTGTTTTGCAGTTGGTGCCTTGCTACACTGAGAATGTACCAacctaa
- the LOC108223739 gene encoding WPP domain-interacting protein 2 isoform X2, with the protein MMALESENSVIESVEDNEVIIPSENTIIHSNGDCGVEHVREVDLGEVKSEGFPSSGSGSMGTNSQVKKGYGLKKWKRMPRESSKERGNSMDNGTAGKREFSNVTPDSRKGVVLAETKQRSEGSVSSTNGVLKSSGLFAQGFGSGLEVGLGPVFDAVADSENSEDHSSKSSTAASAPQQRLEIPLTGGSVGDSNGFHDLAAQRGQHGRNRTGTGKKARAEQAKIEKENSYCSVESDSQGSNFVFMQGANSVTSKGRQSKFANCDGENSDEEGQGSEQHFAEELQSGFRKNMAEFEEVSQTYLPADLNWKTKEENCVNNGSSVDQDPLLESITRLQSAQEALAEEVQKFKEIGKDDIFFFSDVIQDANPSSLEGDIVNVKQNVNVLESKLEEARSTLEPSLTSTGSIQKENIEMSDLEQRISREVEDLEGLFKQRIEAMVEYLVTSKTIEDLRLAAVSNITFLEEQKLVAIEQAQVVSFSESVGYQASMPKRGVDKLETQIETGENMKLKKRTCNFALLFFIQFVLLCVALWFFVLQLVPCYTENVPT; encoded by the exons ATGATGGCTTTGGAAAGTGAGAATTCTGTTATTGAATCTGTGGAAGATAATGAAGTGATTATTCCTAGTGAGAATACGATAATTCATAGTAATGGGGATTGTGGTGTTGAGCATGTTAGAGAGGTAGATTTAGGGGAGGTGAAATCCGAGGGGTTTCCTTCATCAGGTAGTGGTTCAATGGGGACGAATTCTCAGGTGAAGAAAGGGTATGGGTTGAAGAAGTGGAAAAGGATGCCAAGGGAATCTAGTAAGGAAAGGGGTAATAGCATGGATAATGGTACAGCTGGGAAAAGAGAGTTTTCGAATGTTACCCCTGATTCAAGAAAGGGCGTGGTTTTGGCTGAGACGAAACAAAGAAGTGAGGGTTCAGTTTCCTCTACTAATGGTGTATTGAAAAGCTCTGGTCTTTTTGCTCAGGGGTTTGGTTCTGGACTGGAAGTTGGACTTGGACCTGTGTTTGATGCAGTCGCGGATTCAGAAAATAGTGAAGATCATAGTAGCAAGTCCTCGACTGCAGCAAGTGCTCCTCAGCAGAGGTTGGAGATACCTCTGACGGGGGGATCTGTGGGTGATAGTAATGGGTTCCATGATTTAGCTGCTCAGAGGGGTCAGCATGGTAGAAATCGGACGGGAACTGGTAAGAAGGCTAGAGCGGAACAGGCTAAAATTGAGAAGGAAAACTCTTATTGCAGCGTGGAGTCTGACTCTCAGGGATCCAATTTTGTCTTTATGCAGGGAGCTAACTCAGTGACCAGTAAGGGTAGACAAAGCAAGTTCGCCAATTGTGATGGTGAAAATAGTGATGAGGAAGGTCAGGGCAGTGAACAGCATTTTGCTGAGGAACTTCAGTCTGGATTCAGGAAAAACATGGCAGAATTTGAGGAAGTCTCACAAACTTATTTACCTGCTGACCTAAATTGGAAAACCAAGGAAGAAAACTGTGTAAACAATGGGTCATCAGTAGATCAGGATCCTTTGCTTGAGTCTATTACCAGACTCCAATCTGCACAGGAAGCACTTGCTGAAG AAGTTCAGAAATTTAAGGAAATCGGAAAAGATGATATATTCTTCTTCAGTGATGTGATTCAGGATGCTAATCCAAGTTCATTGGAGGGTGACATAGTTAACGTAAAGCAGAATGTTAATGTGTTAGAAAGCAAGCTTGAGGAGGCAAGGTCTACGCTTGAACCCTCTCTAACTTCTACAGGTTCAATACAAAAAGAAAACATAGAAATGTCAGATCTAGAGCAAAGAATTTCTAGAGAAGTCGAGGACCTTGAGGGCCTCTTCAAGCAAAGGATCGAAGCTATGGTCGAGTACTTAGTAACGTCGAAAACAATTGAAGATCTGAGATTAGCAGCAGTGAGTAATATCACATTTTTGGAAGAACAAAAACTTGTAGCTATAGAGCAAGCACAGGTAGTTAGCTTCTCTGAAAGTGTAGGATACCAAGCGAGCATGCCCAAAAGAGGAGTGGACAAGTTAGAAACACAAATAGAAACGGGTGAAAACATGAAGCTGAAGAAGAGAACATGTAACTTTGCTCTACTTTTCTTTATACAGTTTGTTCTACTTTGTGTAGCACTTTGGTTCTTTGTTTTGCAGTTGGTGCCTTGCTACACTGAGAATGTACCAacctaa